The Rosa rugosa chromosome 3, drRosRugo1.1, whole genome shotgun sequence sequence TTATTATCTCGGGTGGTTCTTTTGaggcttattgtaatttggggttaagACACTATgtccccccccatgtattctatggtttcattaatggttaaAGCGTGAGGGCCGCTGCACCAGccctttctttcaaaaaaagaagaagagaataacTACTctctatccaaaaaaaaaaactctcaaaTCTAAACTCCACGTCTatagattttctttttcttttttagacaATAGTTTGTGGAAATGAATTACTTATATACTAGGAAAACAACAACTCAAGAGTCTCAATAATTGAACAAAATTGAATAGAGAGTACAATTGCTCTTCTAGCGACATCAACGGAGTTGGCGGAGTTAGCAGCATGGCTTGGCTCAGTAGCTCGTCCTTCGGTAGCTTACCTTCCTGGGATGAAATATTTGCCGTTAAAAGTGTCCTTTATAAACCCTCAGTCATGGCTATATTTTGAGTAGGGATAGGTTTTTCTTCGCAATTTGTTTTTTTAGTACTTTTCTAAAAACACAATGATTTGCTATTATGCCCATGACACTATATACTTGCTGCTGCTATGTTTTAATCAACCAAGAGGCAATAGAGTAATcctcaaaaaataattttaacCATTCTTTGCTTAATTAATAGAGTAAATGTCATAAATAGTCTCCGAAGTTTGGATCATTCGGCACTTTGGTTCCCAACATTCTAAAACTATCATATTGGTATCTCAAAATTAATCTTCAACTTGCTTGTTATACCCCCGTTAATAACACCTTAACTCATTCATTTTTTAGAGGGTATTTTAGTCTTGCCCTCTCTTTTGTTCCCCGCCACAGAACCCATCATCGTCTTGATCAAGATAATTAGTCACCGATCATTAactaaaaataagaaaaataaaaagcatAAATAGTGATAGGATATGCAAAATGAAAAGTAATTAGAATAATTACTAATTGGGtattgccaccctatcattttttttgttttttttgtttttgatcaaAGGGGGTGTCAATCCATAAAATGTACTGCAAAATGACTCACCCGAATATTCGGGCTACGACAATATTGAACCATAAATAAAAAACCTAAAGCAAAGCCCTAGACTAATCAAATGTAATGTAACCTTAAAATGAGGCTCCAAGTAACACAGTAACCTGATACTACCAGAGAAGCCTCCGAACGCAGTCAagagtcttccctaatattATTCATCTTCCCAAAGAAGCACTCTACACAGAGGGGGCTTTCCCGGGcttaatgaaaaaataaaaaaccaaaataaaaactagaggcccaaaagtccTACTAATTGCAGACCAAGGAAGAGTCTGAAGTAAGCTAGGAGTCCAAACCCTAACTGCAAGCCAATCACTAGCGTCCACACTGCCTGACCTCGCCGAAACCCTAGCGGTCATAATGCTTCCAGACCACCTTAGTTGCTTCAAAGACGCCGCCCTCATGACCCCAAGGGCCTAGTGTTCAAAGCCACGGCCACCAAGGTCACCTCCAGCCCTAACCAATTGGGCGGTCGTAGCCTCAAGGTCCCAGAAGCGCCATATCAGAATGATGTCGCCTCCGTAGCCCAACTCATCAACAATTGGCCTCCTGCCGCCAAGAAAGAATGGGTCGAAACCCAAAGGACCAGCCGCCGTCAGCTTAGGCCAAGGTCTAAACTGGAGACCTTTATCCCACCGGGGATCAATCTTTGCCTCCGCAATCGCCAAACGCGCcacagagagagatagagggaGAATGGGTAGCTGTGACCACCCCGATGCTTGAGGCTAGCCAGAGCCGCAGTCACAGAGCCCGCCGTCGCCATCGAAGGAAGAGGAAAGGGTAAGGAGACCCACCACCAGAGAGAGGAGGCGAGAAGACATTTTTAAtgtatcattttctttgttcgcCCTACTAGCTTGCTCAGTACACCTTACATCTTAATTTCAATATAAAATTTACTGACCTAACCCATTTCTTTTTCCAGAATCATctttatatgacatatccaattaaaagaaagaagtattttttttttaatgaaaatctcACATTTAAACCAGAATTAAACTGTTAAAAACTAAAGTGTCGAATGACCTGAACTTGCGTCACGGTGGTTTGGTGATAAAATGTATTAAAAAAACTTTAATTAATAtcgattgatttttttaagCGTTTTCGAATGTTAGGGTGTGGAGTCGAATGTGATAAACCCTAAAATAAAGTCTGAGAAAGCAGAGAGCATTGAGTGAAAGAAAGCAGCAAGGAAAAGATGGCGAGTGAGGAAGAAAGCGCGGTGAAGGAGCCTTTGGATCTGATAAGGCTCAGCCTCGACGAGCGCATTTACGTCAAGCTCCGCTCTGACCGTGAGCTCCGCGGTAAACTCCATGTACGTCCCTCCTCCCTCCTCTTTTAGGGTTCTTCGTTTCTTCCAatcaaatttagggttttgggccTCTCTCAAATCCTTGTCTTCTTTGAAATTGCAACCATCAATTGCCTGTGTGTATTCTCTTGGTTGTGAGAATCCAATTGTTTGACAACCCGGTTACTCAGTTGAATTTAGTCTACTCTCCTGGTTGAAGAAAAGTTGGGGCTTTTGAAGAAAGTTAGGGCTTTTCCACAGTGAACCCAAATGCAAAAGCACCCAATTATTGTCAATACATAAATAGACAGGTATCGAATACTCAGAGTGTAAAGACTAAAACTTTAGATGAAATCAGTCTCTTAGGATATGTGATAAGGTTTGATTTTTCGTTTTCTGGTCTCAAACTACAAGAGCATTAAAGAAAAACCATAAATCTTGTCAGGTATTTTCTATTGCTATCTCATACTTGCATCTGCTTTTATTGTGGAAAAGGATAGAGTCAAGTGTTCAGTGGAATGCAATTCTGTGCTCTGTTTTCTTATCCTCTTTTGAATATATCAGCTCGCAGTGCATGTGCAACCTGGTTATGTGCAACAGTTTCTGTTTCTCTACATTCCTGGTAGTGGTAGGTTGAAGTGGATTCTACCAacataagaatttttttttagggtgAATGAAATTAGTTATTGTTCTTATGATATCATTTAGGGTTTGATTTTACTCTTGTTTCGAGGTATAAAAAACATAATCTAATCTCCTATCTCTTGTACATTTCAAAGAGAATCTATCTTTTGATATGTAATAATCATACATATGGATTTGGGTTCCTTGTAGAAAAGAATACAGAGCTAAGTGGATTATGCTGCATTCAGAATTGCATTCAGTCTGCAACCCCTGTTTGATACCTTATTTTCTTTTGAATGTTTGAGTTAGTGGTGCAACTCGTTTACTTGGCATGATACTTATAATGGTTTCTTCAACTTAATGATTGTCATGATAAGAATGTTGGTGGGGTTCTGGTTACTATTATAGTTCGTCAATTGTAGAGTGACAATACATTTTATTCTTTCTTTGTCATATCATGTAAGTCCCCTGTATATAGCTGAACTAGGTAATAGTGTTGCTGTTTAGAAGTAGGTTATGACTTCTGATAAATCCTCTTTATTCTTAGTATTGGATTCATTTTGTAATGTTGCATGTGAAGTCAATGCCCAGCTGGTACTTCGGCTTGTGCATTGATCTCTATCGAACGTAGAAAACTATACACATTATGCCCTATATAGGTTCAGCATTAAGTTTTAAAGTTGTGCAGCTTCTGCTCCAACTCAGTATAGTCTGAATATGCAAGGGGAGATTTGATTGAGTCATTTAGCTTGTATTTGTCAAAATTATTTTTCATCCAAATCAATAATCTTGCAGCTAGCTCTTTGGTTAAAAATAAATGTGTACATTGAACAGCATTCTTGTATAACATAGTATATAGCTGAGGGCCAGTCATTTGATCTTTGTGACAGTAGGGACCGAGATTTGGGTGGGAGGGTTGAGGAAGTTTCTTGTGCATTTGCAGTTGCATTAAGTTTGAAATCACTCTACCTATTGCAAATGTAGTTCTCATTTTGTGGTTGGGAATCTGGCTTTGCAGGCTTATGATCAACATTTAAATATGATTCTTGGTGACGTGGAAGAAATTGTTACCTCTGTGGAAATTGATGATGAAACTTATGAAGAGATTGTCCGGGTATGTTTCAAACTCAGTGTCTGTTGTCTTGtcattatatatatgtacatttgCAATTTGTAGCAAGCAGTTTTTAAAATAAACATTGCTTTAGCCTTATGCaccatcttcagcaagatttgTAGTTTAGCGTGATAACCAGGGTGATCCATGCAATACATGCTAGTGGATGACCGTGGTTACTACTTTAGAACTTCTGTAGGACTAACAAGTTTGGGAACTCACGATCTAGAAACAGTTTTCAAACAATACTGTTATTGAGTTTCAAAAGTTTTAGATGTGAAAACTGTTTAGTATAAAATCTGGAAACTTTTGTTGAATCTAAATTGTGAAAAGTTGTTTTGTCGATACTACTCTTTATGTCTTCTCACTAGTTCCTGACCTGACCCTCAAAAGCGAAAATTGGAGACTCATAATTCAGATCTGAGACTGGAGGCTCGAACCCAGGATTCAGATTTGAAAGGAAGCAGAGATGTGggctatatatatagacacacacacatacataccaTGGCTTAAATATAGCCCATTTGCCCTTTTTGTGTGGACTTCTCATTCACTGCTGTCATCTCTTTCTCACAGCAGTACATCCGTGTTTAtattgagaaagaaaaaggaaaaaaaaaaaaaaaaaaacctcacaACATAATGCACTACCATCAGGCAATTTCAATTCCTACTTATTCAAATTAGTCTTTTATCTAAAAATACAGAACAATGATTTTGTAGTTTGTAAAATGGGaaggttttttggtttttttttttttttttttttcaaactgaAAGATGTTTGCATTTTGTGACTGTtgcttgattttgtttgttgattttaGCTTGGTCGTGTACTAGAAATATGGGTGATAACCGTGTCTCCTTTCTCTTCCATTTCAGACTACAAAGAGGACAGTTCCATATCTGTTTGTCAGAGGAGACGGTGTCATCCTTGTTTCACCCCCACTAAGGACAGCTTGATTATAATTTGGAGGAGGACGACTGGATTGGGTGACTTGTATTTGGGAAATGGATTGTCGTTATATTTAACAAAAATCTGTTCTATGTATTCTAATTTTAGTTCTCTGAATGAACAAGATTCTTGAATCCGTAGGGGTTCAACTGTACTTCTGAGGCAGCTGAAAGAATGGGGTTTTGTTGAATATGAATTTGGTAGATTCTTGGTGTAATTGTTTTTTGCTTTCTGTTTGCTTGAACAGACCTCGATACTGTGCCCTAGAATTGATGCCTATTACCACTGACAGCCATTGGTCACACTGTAAAGCACTAATGCTGCAGAAATATAAATTACGGGCTGTGTCGAGTGATTGACCGATTGCCCTTAATGTTGAGGTGACTTATCTGTGATTATTGGATGAAAATGGAATGTTAAACTAGATTGCCTCAGTGTATTTCTGTTTCTGGAAGAagttattttctgattttacaCTAGTTCATTTTTCATCAAAAGGAGAgccttagagcatctttagcaatgctagctatttttaagttaaattttagccgaactagctaaaaagttattttggctagtcattttagaaatacgtctgcatccgtgttctctattttagctagttttgaatttatattatttttttaatgaagattaaatagtttaaatgtatttataaattac is a genomic window containing:
- the LOC133738599 gene encoding sm-like protein LSM3B, which codes for MASEEESAVKEPLDLIRLSLDERIYVKLRSDRELRGKLHAYDQHLNMILGDVEEIVTSVEIDDETYEEIVRTTKRTVPYLFVRGDGVILVSPPLRTA